The following proteins come from a genomic window of Aquimarina sp. MAR_2010_214:
- a CDS encoding IS110 family transposase has product MAKRNLKMDIINPNAAGIDIGSRSHFVAINQEHSDVKEFGVYAQDIKELLKWLLENDVKTVAMESTGSYWQNLYTELQNSSIEVILTNGKFTKNIKGKKTDVLDCMWIQRLHTLGLLSGSFLPDLETEHLRTLVRHRGNLIQTTSKASKRMAQNMRLMNLRLDIVVKDIVGLTGLRIINKICNGETSGKELAKLRHGNCKKSEEEIAKALQSNNRQDYLFVLKQELQKYQDTQKLIIECDIEIKNILEQFVNQNEIKKSLYIDKKVHKRINKNTPKNIDLNLISYQYFDGVDLYAIEGFSHGTVLTLMSELGEKGILKFQNAQHFTSWLRLAPNNKISGGRILSSRTPKGSNRLKIALRQAGNAIGNLKDTHLSNFFNRIAYRKGRVVAVSATARKIATILWNMLYKNIQYTPPTIYEYLDQKRKRKVLELQKQIANLDARMSKIQPV; this is encoded by the coding sequence ATGGCAAAAAGAAATTTAAAAATGGATATCATTAATCCTAATGCAGCTGGAATTGATATTGGAAGTCGCTCACATTTTGTAGCAATTAATCAAGAACACTCTGATGTAAAAGAGTTTGGAGTTTATGCTCAGGACATCAAAGAATTACTCAAGTGGTTACTTGAAAATGATGTAAAAACTGTAGCTATGGAATCTACAGGTTCGTATTGGCAAAATTTATATACAGAATTACAGAATTCATCTATTGAGGTGATTCTAACAAATGGAAAATTCACCAAAAATATCAAAGGAAAAAAAACAGATGTTTTGGATTGTATGTGGATTCAAAGACTACATACTTTAGGGCTTTTAAGTGGCAGTTTTTTACCTGATTTAGAAACAGAACACCTAAGAACTTTGGTTAGACACCGCGGTAATTTAATTCAGACTACTTCAAAAGCATCCAAAAGAATGGCTCAAAACATGAGACTAATGAATTTAAGATTAGACATTGTGGTAAAGGACATTGTTGGTTTAACAGGTTTACGAATTATTAATAAAATTTGTAATGGAGAAACAAGTGGAAAAGAACTTGCTAAATTAAGACATGGGAATTGTAAAAAATCAGAAGAAGAAATTGCTAAAGCTTTACAAAGTAATAATCGTCAAGATTACTTATTTGTTTTAAAACAAGAGTTACAAAAATACCAAGACACTCAAAAATTAATAATAGAATGTGATATTGAAATAAAAAATATTTTAGAGCAATTTGTGAATCAAAATGAAATAAAAAAATCACTTTATATTGATAAGAAAGTACATAAAAGAATAAATAAAAACACGCCTAAAAACATAGATTTAAACCTTATTTCATATCAATATTTTGATGGTGTAGATTTATATGCCATAGAAGGATTTAGTCATGGGACTGTACTTACATTAATGAGCGAACTTGGTGAAAAAGGAATACTAAAATTCCAAAATGCACAACATTTTACATCTTGGTTAAGACTAGCTCCCAACAATAAAATCTCTGGCGGACGTATTCTTAGCAGTAGAACTCCCAAAGGCAGTAATAGACTTAAAATAGCACTAAGACAAGCTGGAAATGCAATTGGAAATTTAAAAGACACTCATCTTTCAAACTTCTTCAATAGAATAGCATACAGAAAAGGTAGAGTCGTTGCTGTTTCTGCTACCGCAAGAAAAATAGCTACAATACTTTGGAATATGCTATACAAGAATATACAATATACTCCTCCAACAATTTATGAGTATCTTGACCAAAAAAGAAAGAGAAAAGTTCTGGAACTTCAAAAGCAAATAGCTAATTTAGACGCTAGAATGAGTAAAATACAACCCGTTTAA
- a CDS encoding MOSC domain-containing protein, with product MKKGKIIGVSKSQSHTFNKFSYEHITLIKGLGVKGDAHMGKTVKHRSRVLKDPTQPNLRQVHLIHSELFEELKKKGFYIKKGEVGENITTIGVDLLSLPKSTILKLGEKVKIRITGLRNPCNQLNSIKEGLMKAVLDTDENGDLIRKAGVMGVVVEGGEVSVGDQIEILLPEEPHLKLERV from the coding sequence ATGAAGAAAGGAAAGATAATAGGTGTAAGTAAGAGTCAATCTCACACTTTTAATAAATTTAGTTACGAGCATATAACTCTTATCAAAGGATTGGGTGTTAAAGGGGATGCCCATATGGGAAAAACAGTAAAACATAGATCTAGAGTATTAAAGGATCCTACTCAACCAAATTTAAGACAAGTACATCTAATTCATTCTGAACTATTTGAGGAATTGAAGAAGAAAGGGTTTTATATCAAAAAAGGGGAGGTAGGAGAGAATATTACTACTATCGGGGTAGACTTATTAAGTCTTCCTAAGAGTACTATTCTGAAGCTTGGTGAGAAAGTGAAAATTAGAATAACCGGTTTAAGAAACCCTTGTAATCAATTGAATTCGATAAAAGAAGGATTGATGAAAGCTGTTTTGGACACTGATGAGAACGGGGATTTAATAAGAAAAGCTGGTGTTATGGGAGTAGTGGTAGAGGGCGGAGAAGTATCTGTTGGAGATCAAATTGAAATTTTACTACCCGAAGAACCACATCTTAAACTAGAAAGAGTATAA
- a CDS encoding HU family DNA-binding protein encodes MSVHFKSIARKDPRDATAIPKHYALVVSSGVTDIDQLSQLVSDGSTVTRADVYAVIIRLVTTIQNELSQGRTIRLGKLGSFSLGVNSEGVDTPEEVTPSLIKRTKIRYRPSIELSNMLKTLRFKKKSE; translated from the coding sequence ATGTCAGTACATTTTAAATCGATAGCCAGAAAGGATCCAAGGGATGCTACGGCTATCCCAAAGCACTATGCTTTGGTTGTAAGTAGTGGAGTAACCGATATTGATCAGTTATCACAATTGGTAAGTGATGGATCAACAGTTACCCGGGCAGATGTATATGCAGTAATCATTAGATTGGTGACAACTATTCAGAACGAGCTTAGCCAGGGGCGTACCATACGTTTGGGTAAGTTGGGTAGTTTTAGTTTAGGGGTTAATAGTGAAGGGGTTGATACTCCAGAAGAGGTAACCCCATCATTAATTAAACGAACAAAAATTCGTTATCGCCCAAGTATAGAATTAAGCAACATGCTTAAGACACTTCGATTTAAAAAGAAAAGTGAGTAA
- a CDS encoding DUF4348 domain-containing protein, with translation MKILSFTTYLLIVLTIVSCKQDVKSEPESELKPEVVEKIEEKIEIPSNVDSEFKTFFKFFNKDSTFQISRIDFPLKIMEMNGEMSDVEPRIIELKDYEKMDLTYDKSFETRQYDKYTQKVVLDDSKARIELRGIDNGIHNDFEFEKIDGKWKMITWTDSST, from the coding sequence ATGAAAATATTATCATTTACAACATACTTATTAATAGTTTTAACTATAGTTAGCTGCAAACAAGATGTAAAATCTGAACCTGAATCGGAACTGAAACCTGAAGTTGTTGAAAAAATTGAGGAAAAAATAGAAATCCCTAGTAATGTAGACTCTGAATTTAAAACCTTCTTTAAATTTTTCAATAAAGATTCTACTTTTCAAATAAGTCGAATAGATTTTCCTTTAAAAATAATGGAAATGAATGGAGAGATGTCAGATGTTGAGCCCAGAATAATAGAGCTTAAGGATTATGAAAAAATGGATCTGACTTACGACAAATCTTTTGAAACTAGACAATATGATAAATATACTCAAAAAGTCGTGTTAGACGATTCTAAGGCGAGAATCGAACTCCGTGGAATAGATAATGGAATTCATAATGATTTTGAATTCGAAAAAATTGACGGAAAGTGGAAAATGATTACTTGGACGGACTCATCAACATAA
- a CDS encoding toxin-antitoxin system YwqK family antitoxin: MKTKIVIFFLIISSLSYSQEKDSIKLKELEFAEKLTYAFTSEVFKKQEHNSKIDKDYKLPWNTKLYTEAQSKKALDTLIKNATIKIKKGSFSNHILEFNSYFPEFISDDLISIFKLSIKTNKIADDSTILKIQESGNSGFGFHSSSGFENGNAYSHNWRTISTSFDIKTKIKTEGFKGTIEFESGFIKGYDYLKIKKSDIGKEMKIGNYDFTVIDVLDNSLILDFKTNIEDLGLTLVNLNKKRQRIISSGVMFSSQTLFKDVYLKFKENPNLSFEDYKKAFHSKFIEMIENAKKKKETQENIFGKEYRVFTSSGNLINAYLYMPKYFSKKFEITYNENEKERIPKEPKKSPLDKKMELYFENEDGVAVLLGDNLKLLDKNLRPIKSVESGIYVKILGKSLRDFNGEKYDETCKAYKYVKIVYDDDEYLIAGKNVYKMEKLDKQAPQGSTLEFFKAESNDYLKVFKPNAGMEFCYQITYSPILIKNTKKDSYTFIDVIKDDLYSKITNQFKEADFFQSGSNANIYDKITKIETTDGGFLLDLRHDGDSYKVSLTKKKNKYIVKYLNKKKTSENKRNGITKEFYENGDLKAEWNYKNNKLNGISKKYYKDGKYAVKNYLNGKLIESKTYLKDGILHEEFNIENGKRNGTATRFYKTGEKRATWEYKDNVLISGATYYIIGEKKNDYKYQEGKRNGISIGYFLNGKKKYEWNYIKGKLEGITIEYYKSGKKKYEWNYEKNKLKGKSIKYYENGSVEKILSY, from the coding sequence ATGAAAACCAAAATTGTAATATTCTTTTTAATTATTTCATCGTTATCTTATAGTCAAGAAAAAGATTCTATTAAACTAAAAGAGCTTGAATTTGCAGAAAAACTCACCTACGCTTTTACTTCTGAAGTATTTAAAAAACAAGAGCATAATTCAAAAATAGATAAAGATTATAAACTGCCTTGGAATACAAAACTATACACTGAAGCACAATCAAAAAAGGCTCTAGACACTTTAATAAAAAATGCTACCATTAAAATTAAGAAAGGAAGCTTTTCAAATCACATTTTAGAATTCAATTCATATTTCCCAGAATTTATAAGTGACGACCTAATAAGTATTTTTAAGTTATCAATTAAAACGAATAAAATTGCAGATGATAGTACAATCTTAAAGATTCAAGAAAGTGGTAATTCTGGGTTTGGATTTCACTCTTCCTCAGGCTTTGAAAACGGAAATGCTTACTCCCATAATTGGAGAACCATTAGTACCTCTTTTGATATTAAAACTAAAATAAAAACAGAGGGGTTTAAGGGAACAATAGAATTTGAAAGTGGATTTATCAAAGGTTATGATTATTTAAAAATCAAAAAATCAGATATTGGTAAAGAAATGAAAATTGGTAATTATGACTTTACTGTTATAGATGTTTTAGATAATTCATTGATATTAGATTTCAAAACTAACATTGAAGATTTGGGATTGACTTTAGTCAATTTAAATAAAAAAAGGCAACGTATTATTTCATCAGGAGTTATGTTTAGTTCGCAAACACTTTTTAAAGACGTTTACTTAAAGTTTAAAGAAAACCCAAACTTATCATTTGAGGATTATAAAAAAGCATTTCATTCTAAATTTATAGAAATGATTGAAAACGCTAAAAAGAAGAAAGAAACTCAAGAAAATATCTTTGGGAAAGAATATAGAGTTTTTACTTCATCAGGGAATTTAATTAATGCATATTTATATATGCCGAAATATTTTTCCAAAAAGTTTGAAATCACATATAATGAAAATGAAAAAGAGCGTATTCCTAAAGAACCTAAAAAATCTCCATTAGATAAAAAAATGGAATTATATTTTGAAAATGAAGATGGTGTTGCTGTTTTATTAGGTGATAATTTAAAACTTTTAGATAAAAACCTTAGACCAATAAAAAGTGTTGAATCTGGAATCTACGTTAAAATTCTTGGGAAATCGCTTAGAGACTTTAATGGTGAGAAATACGATGAAACATGTAAGGCATACAAATACGTGAAAATAGTATATGATGATGATGAATATCTGATTGCAGGTAAAAATGTATACAAAATGGAAAAACTAGATAAACAAGCTCCTCAAGGTAGTACTTTAGAGTTTTTCAAAGCAGAATCTAACGACTATTTAAAAGTTTTTAAACCTAATGCTGGTATGGAATTCTGTTATCAAATTACGTATTCTCCCATCTTAATTAAAAACACAAAAAAAGATTCTTATACTTTTATAGATGTGATAAAAGATGATTTATATTCTAAAATAACCAACCAATTTAAAGAGGCTGATTTTTTTCAATCTGGAAGTAATGCAAACATTTATGATAAAATAACCAAAATTGAAACAACTGATGGTGGATTTCTTTTAGATTTAAGACATGATGGAGATAGTTATAAAGTTTCACTTACTAAAAAGAAAAATAAATACATAGTTAAATATTTGAATAAAAAGAAAACTTCTGAGAATAAACGTAATGGTATTACAAAAGAATTTTATGAAAATGGAGATTTAAAAGCAGAATGGAATTATAAGAACAATAAATTAAATGGAATTTCAAAAAAATATTACAAAGATGGAAAATATGCTGTCAAGAATTATTTAAATGGTAAACTAATAGAATCAAAAACATATTTAAAAGATGGTATTTTGCATGAAGAGTTTAATATTGAAAATGGAAAAAGAAATGGAACGGCTACAAGATTCTATAAAACTGGAGAAAAAAGAGCTACTTGGGAATATAAAGATAATGTCTTAATTAGCGGAGCTACTTATTACATCATCGGAGAGAAAAAAAATGATTACAAATATCAAGAAGGAAAGAGAAATGGAATTTCTATTGGTTATTTTTTAAATGGTAAAAAGAAATATGAATGGAATTATATAAAAGGGAAATTAGAAGGTATAACCATTGAATATTATAAAAGTGGTAAAAAGAAATATGAGTGGAATTATGAAAAAAATAAATTAAAAGGCAAATCAATTAAATACTATGAAAACGGTAGTGTAGAGAAAATTTTGAGTTATTAA
- a CDS encoding YdeI family protein, with protein sequence MQKNESVEEFISKNEEWKEAIEILRSILLTTEMEETIKWGIPVYIINGKNVIGIGAFKSYVGIWFYQGVFLEDKAKKLLNAQEGKTKGLRQWRFNTTDEIDKKMILQYAKEAIRNQKEGKEIKPVRSKTIEIPSELLTALNANDNLKKSFEQLTPFKQKEYAEYITTAKREATRISRLEKISPMILDGIGLNDKYR encoded by the coding sequence ATGCAAAAAAATGAATCTGTCGAAGAATTTATTTCAAAGAATGAAGAATGGAAAGAAGCAATAGAAATCTTAAGATCAATACTGCTTACTACCGAAATGGAAGAGACTATAAAATGGGGGATTCCGGTGTATATTATTAATGGAAAAAATGTAATAGGAATAGGAGCATTTAAATCCTATGTTGGAATTTGGTTTTATCAAGGTGTATTCTTAGAAGATAAGGCAAAGAAGTTGCTAAACGCTCAAGAAGGAAAAACCAAAGGTTTACGACAATGGAGGTTTAATACTACTGATGAGATAGACAAAAAAATGATACTTCAGTATGCAAAAGAAGCAATTAGAAATCAAAAAGAGGGTAAGGAAATCAAACCAGTACGATCAAAAACAATCGAGATTCCTTCTGAATTATTAACAGCACTGAATGCTAATGATAATTTAAAAAAATCTTTTGAACAATTAACTCCTTTCAAACAAAAAGAATACGCAGAATATATTACTACCGCAAAGCGAGAAGCTACTCGTATATCAAGATTAGAGAAAATAAGCCCAATGATACTCGATGGTATTGGGTTGAATGATAAGTATCGATAA
- a CDS encoding DUF6000 family protein, translated as MDEKTKKQIELHSAGATIRHASPFAELEHYTNENKIEPEFIKKWCVPFYMFGINNADEFIRNFEPIRAELNIEVVKNLLGDFNWRTRIVGAYFASIMEYKTVEDIIGIHLLKSQVCYAGNGYCLALAKFNTQNGIEYLKKYLEYYLTRKDLHYDQSGAMLALKWTDQINGTNEMNNYLGLYKEWTSGNHTQDINNKFQGFEQQMNNLKRIKTA; from the coding sequence ATGGACGAAAAAACAAAGAAACAAATTGAATTACATTCTGCTGGTGCAACAATCCGACACGCAAGTCCATTTGCAGAGTTGGAACATTATACGAACGAAAATAAAATTGAACCTGAATTTATAAAAAAGTGGTGTGTTCCATTTTATATGTTCGGAATAAATAATGCAGATGAATTCATTCGGAACTTTGAACCAATAAGAGCGGAACTGAATATAGAAGTTGTTAAAAATCTACTTGGAGATTTTAATTGGAGAACTAGAATTGTTGGAGCGTATTTTGCTTCAATAATGGAATATAAAACTGTTGAGGATATTATTGGAATTCACCTTTTAAAAAGTCAAGTTTGTTACGCAGGAAATGGGTACTGTTTAGCATTAGCGAAATTTAATACTCAAAACGGAATTGAATATCTGAAAAAATATCTTGAATACTATTTGACAAGAAAAGACTTGCATTATGACCAAAGTGGAGCAATGTTGGCTCTAAAATGGACTGACCAAATAAACGGAACGAACGAAATGAATAATTATTTAGGATTGTATAAAGAATGGACTTCTGGTAATCATACACAAGACATAAATAATAAATTTCAAGGATTTGAACAACAGATGAACAATTTGAAAAGAATAAAAACTGCGTAG
- a CDS encoding tyrosine-type recombinase/integrase, producing MNLTKHITLKHLLIGNQKMIGLQFHPDKVIQALIKELPNPKWSREFAMVYIINTKENLNHVFEKFRGVAWINGNSFFKEKVIRDNEPVDVNWYRNRAKAASYRYVPEAYLLKLELKRYALNTCKIYISLFEKFINQYPDKDIVELSEQEIRAYLQLLIRQKKSNSYINQTINSIKFYYEVVMGMPNRFYSIERPRKEQKLPQVLSKEEILAMIANTNNIKHRCIVSLLYSAGLRRSELLELKIQDIDSKRMLIHIKNAKNNKDRYSLLSKTVLKELRVYYKEWKPKKYLFEGLKGTKYSGSSVKEIVVKAAEKSKINRRVTPHMLRHSFATHLLENGTDLRYIQTLLGHGSTKTTEIYTQVAINNFKSIKNPLDL from the coding sequence ATGAACCTCACCAAACATATCACCTTAAAGCATTTGCTGATTGGTAACCAAAAGATGATTGGATTACAGTTTCATCCTGATAAGGTAATCCAGGCATTGATAAAAGAACTCCCCAATCCTAAATGGAGCAGAGAGTTTGCTATGGTATATATCATAAATACCAAAGAAAACTTGAATCATGTTTTTGAGAAATTTAGAGGTGTCGCTTGGATTAACGGAAATTCTTTCTTTAAAGAGAAAGTTATACGAGATAATGAGCCTGTCGATGTTAACTGGTATCGTAATAGAGCTAAAGCAGCTTCATATAGATATGTACCAGAAGCATATCTTCTAAAATTAGAACTTAAAAGATATGCCCTAAACACCTGTAAAATATACATCTCGTTATTTGAGAAGTTCATAAATCAGTATCCCGATAAGGATATTGTGGAATTATCAGAGCAGGAGATAAGAGCATATTTGCAATTACTTATTCGTCAAAAAAAATCTAATAGTTATATTAATCAAACGATCAATAGCATTAAGTTTTATTACGAAGTAGTGATGGGAATGCCTAATCGATTTTATAGTATTGAAAGACCTAGAAAAGAACAAAAACTCCCTCAAGTACTTTCCAAAGAGGAAATTCTCGCTATGATTGCCAATACCAACAACATAAAACACCGTTGTATTGTAAGTCTATTATATTCTGCTGGATTACGTAGAAGTGAACTATTGGAATTAAAAATTCAAGATATAGATAGTAAGCGGATGCTAATTCATATCAAAAATGCAAAAAATAATAAAGACCGATATTCATTGTTATCAAAAACCGTTTTAAAAGAATTAAGAGTATATTATAAAGAATGGAAACCAAAAAAATACCTGTTTGAAGGATTAAAAGGAACTAAATATAGTGGAAGTAGTGTAAAAGAAATAGTAGTTAAGGCAGCAGAAAAATCAAAGATAAACAGGAGAGTAACTCCGCATATGTTAAGACATAGTTTTGCTACTCATCTTTTAGAGAATGGTACTGACTTAAGGTATATTCAAACGCTGCTAGGACATGGTAGTACAAAAACAACAGAAATTTATACTCAAGTGGCAATAAACAATTTCAAATCAATTAAAAATCCACTAGATTTGTAA
- a CDS encoding TIM-barrel domain-containing protein, with amino-acid sequence MNSKFTFFLVFVTLILATISCKKKYEGPYQGFKKKDTHIEVFKDNGKYIIKPYSDKIIETSFIPTGETFNSQSHAVILNSIASKVQVLENDSVLTIHTSGISVHITKEPFHISYTYQGKKLISEKEGYIKTDSTEILDFNLDKSEVIYGAGSRVVGMNRRGKKLQLYNRAHYGYENYSELMNFTMPVVLSSKIYAVHFDNAPIGFLDIDSKKDNTLRYETISGRKTYQVVAGDDWKDLMNQYTNLTGKQPLPPRWAFGNFASRFGYHSEKETKETIARFKTDSIPLDAVILDIYWFGKEIKGHMGNFEFLKDSFPNPKQMINDFRDQGIKTILVTEPFVLTTSKKWDEAVKKGVLGKDTQGNPFTYDFYFGNTGIIDIYNPKAKEWFWDIYATYTRDYGVAGWWGDLGEPEVHPSELQHATGSADEVHNIYGHDWARLVQEGYQRDFPDQRPFILMRAGYSGSQRFGMIPWSGDVNRSWGGLQSQTEIALQMGMQGLGYMHSDLGGFAGGEAFDSELYTRWLQYGVFQPIFRPHAQEHIAPEPVFHDTKTKALAKKSIELRYSLLPYNYTIAFENNQTGIPLMRPLFFENTDNKELSEISFTYMWGDHFMVSPIVQPGIASMDIPFPKGTTWYDFFTEQKFEGGTFKTVEVAEDHIPVFVKAGAFIPMVQPVQTTEMYSTKEIILHYYHDSTVEQSSGKLYDDDGKTPNAFEKGNYEILKFISTANDKKLSIALTVEKGAKYTFSDRKITLIIHNIQSTPESITISGASPLFDWNEADKKLKINFNWNSKETKNINISL; translated from the coding sequence ATGAATTCTAAGTTTACCTTTTTTCTTGTATTTGTAACACTTATACTCGCGACAATTTCTTGTAAAAAGAAGTACGAAGGCCCATATCAAGGTTTTAAAAAAAAAGACACTCATATCGAGGTGTTTAAGGATAATGGAAAATATATAATTAAACCATATTCTGATAAAATTATAGAAACTTCATTTATACCAACGGGGGAGACATTTAATTCACAATCTCATGCCGTAATCTTAAACTCTATTGCTTCAAAAGTACAGGTACTAGAAAATGATAGTGTATTAACTATACATACCAGTGGTATTAGTGTTCATATCACCAAGGAACCTTTTCATATTTCATATACGTATCAGGGAAAGAAGCTGATTTCCGAAAAGGAAGGATATATAAAAACAGATTCTACCGAAATTTTAGATTTTAACCTGGATAAAAGTGAAGTCATTTACGGAGCTGGATCTCGAGTGGTAGGGATGAATCGCAGAGGTAAAAAACTTCAGTTATACAATAGAGCTCATTATGGGTATGAAAATTATTCTGAATTAATGAATTTTACAATGCCTGTAGTGCTTTCTTCTAAAATATATGCTGTTCATTTTGATAATGCACCGATTGGATTTTTAGATATCGATAGTAAAAAAGATAATACACTACGATATGAAACCATTAGCGGTAGAAAAACATATCAGGTAGTAGCAGGAGATGATTGGAAAGATTTGATGAATCAATATACCAATCTGACAGGAAAACAGCCATTACCTCCTCGTTGGGCATTTGGAAATTTTGCTAGCCGTTTTGGATATCATTCTGAAAAAGAAACCAAAGAAACTATAGCTAGATTTAAAACAGATAGTATACCATTAGATGCAGTAATTCTTGATATTTATTGGTTTGGAAAAGAAATCAAGGGACATATGGGGAACTTTGAATTTTTAAAAGATTCATTTCCGAATCCAAAACAAATGATTAATGATTTTAGAGATCAAGGAATCAAAACCATATTAGTTACAGAACCTTTTGTACTAACAACTTCAAAAAAATGGGATGAAGCTGTAAAGAAAGGTGTTTTAGGAAAAGATACGCAAGGGAATCCGTTTACGTATGATTTTTATTTTGGAAATACCGGAATTATAGATATTTATAACCCAAAAGCAAAAGAATGGTTTTGGGATATTTATGCTACATATACTCGCGATTATGGAGTAGCAGGGTGGTGGGGTGATTTAGGAGAACCAGAAGTACACCCTTCAGAATTACAGCATGCTACAGGAAGCGCAGATGAGGTTCATAATATTTATGGTCATGATTGGGCGCGATTGGTACAGGAAGGGTACCAAAGAGATTTTCCTGATCAACGTCCGTTTATATTAATGCGAGCAGGATATTCTGGATCTCAACGGTTTGGAATGATCCCATGGTCTGGTGATGTAAACAGAAGTTGGGGAGGGTTGCAGTCCCAAACCGAAATAGCATTACAGATGGGGATGCAGGGATTAGGGTATATGCACTCTGATCTGGGAGGATTTGCTGGCGGTGAAGCATTTGATTCAGAATTGTATACCCGCTGGTTACAATATGGAGTATTTCAACCAATATTTAGGCCACATGCCCAAGAACATATTGCACCAGAACCGGTTTTTCATGATACAAAAACAAAAGCTTTAGCCAAGAAAAGTATCGAACTTAGATATAGTTTACTACCTTATAATTACACTATTGCTTTTGAGAATAATCAAACGGGCATACCACTGATGCGCCCTTTGTTTTTTGAAAATACAGATAATAAGGAATTATCTGAAATAAGTTTTACCTATATGTGGGGGGATCATTTTATGGTATCGCCCATAGTACAACCTGGTATTGCATCTATGGATATTCCGTTTCCAAAGGGAACTACTTGGTACGACTTCTTTACCGAACAGAAATTTGAAGGAGGAACATTTAAAACGGTTGAAGTTGCAGAAGATCACATCCCAGTGTTTGTAAAAGCAGGAGCATTTATTCCTATGGTGCAACCAGTACAAACCACCGAAATGTATTCGACAAAAGAGATAATATTACATTACTATCATGATAGTACTGTAGAACAGAGTTCTGGTAAATTATATGATGATGATGGCAAAACACCTAATGCTTTTGAAAAAGGAAACTATGAAATATTAAAATTTATTAGTACAGCAAACGATAAAAAACTATCAATAGCGCTAACAGTAGAAAAAGGAGCTAAATATACGTTTAGTGATAGAAAAATTACTTTGATTATTCATAATATTCAATCCACTCCAGAATCTATAACAATAAGTGGTGCTTCTCCTTTGTTTGATTGGAATGAAGCAGATAAGAAGCTAAAAATAAACTTCAATTGGAATTCTAAAGAAACCAAAAACATAAATATTTCTTTGTAA
- a CDS encoding integrase core domain-containing protein — protein MPWKTTTTMEQKIEFICEWRTGKYTITELSKSFGISRPTAYKLIQRFENQGYEGLKEQSRVPGKHPNATSENIVKSIIKLKEKHKLWGAKKIRILLFKEFTEQQIPSVVTVHNILRKNGLVSPQKRMRRVKPVFPIFDPKSCNEVWSADYKGKFLMGNKIYCHPLTIADSKSRFLFTAKGHYKETLKAAKAEFTKVFRTYGIPKQIHTDNGSPFGSVRAIQRYTQLSYWFIELGITPVFSDPAHPEQNGRHERMHRDLKAACAKPSAYDLKAQQRRLNHFVKEYNTIRPHEALEMKTPADIHDFSCRPFPEKISNFDYDTNLKYLK, from the coding sequence ATGCCTTGGAAAACCACAACAACTATGGAACAGAAAATTGAATTTATCTGTGAATGGCGAACAGGAAAATATACCATCACAGAATTATCTAAAAGCTTTGGAATCTCCAGACCAACGGCCTACAAATTGATTCAGCGATTCGAAAATCAAGGCTATGAAGGCTTAAAAGAACAATCCAGAGTACCAGGTAAACATCCTAATGCAACCTCTGAAAATATCGTTAAAAGTATTATCAAATTAAAAGAAAAGCACAAGCTTTGGGGAGCTAAAAAAATCAGAATATTATTGTTTAAAGAGTTTACTGAACAACAAATCCCTTCTGTGGTTACTGTGCATAATATTCTTCGAAAAAATGGTTTGGTATCTCCTCAAAAACGAATGCGAAGAGTAAAACCTGTATTCCCCATTTTTGATCCAAAATCCTGTAATGAAGTATGGAGTGCTGATTATAAAGGAAAGTTTTTAATGGGTAATAAAATCTATTGTCATCCACTAACCATTGCGGACTCTAAAAGTCGATTTCTATTCACTGCTAAAGGTCATTATAAAGAAACGCTAAAAGCAGCCAAAGCTGAGTTTACAAAGGTTTTTAGAACATATGGAATCCCTAAACAAATACACACAGACAATGGAAGTCCTTTTGGATCTGTAAGAGCTATTCAACGCTATACACAATTATCTTATTGGTTTATTGAACTAGGAATCACACCTGTATTTTCTGATCCTGCTCATCCAGAACAAAATGGAAGACATGAACGAATGCATCGTGATTTAAAAGCAGCTTGTGCTAAACCTTCAGCTTACGATTTAAAAGCACAACAACGGCGCTTAAATCACTTCGTAAAAGAGTATAATACTATCAGACCACATGAAGCTTTAGAAATGAAAACACCTGCTGATATACACGACTTTTCCTGTAGACCATTCCCCGAAAAAATATCTAATTTTGATTACGACACCAACCTAAAGTACTTAAAGTAA